The Alicyclobacillus macrosporangiidus CPP55 genome segment ATTGAGCCTGGTTGAACGCGAATTGGTGCGGCTGGCAGCGAGGACGAGCACGCCCGTGACACCCCGGTGGGCCGCACGGCAGCTGAACATCACGCCTGCGACGGCAGCGAGGCACATGCGGCGGCTCATGGAGAATCATTGGTTGGAGCCGGTGCGCGAGGGTGTGCGGATCCGCAGGTACCGGTTGCACTCAAGCCGGAGTCATCTGCCGATCTGACGCGTCCGGCATTGTGGGCAGGGTCTGGGCGGGGGGCGCTTGGGCTGGGGTGCCTGGGCTGTGGGGGCGCATGGGTCGGAGGCGCTTGCGCTGTGGGTGCTTCGGCTGGGGCGTTGGGGCTGTGGGTCGGATGCCCTGTGAGGAGACGCGGTCATGAGACCAATTGCAGTTTTGATGTTAACGTAGCGGGGAATCGGGACGGTAACGGACGTTTTGATGTTACTTCGGGCCGGGCCGATGGATTAAGGTGAAGAAGTTGATTTATCGGGGTGGACGGCACCTCTGATGAACGCGGATACGTGCAAAACGGTCGCTATCAGGGTGCTGAGGTGCGCGGATAAATACGGAACAGTTGTTATCTGATCGCGTGGCCGCTGGATTAAACACAATTCGTTCGCAACCGCATGAATGGGGGGGCCCGCAGTCAACCCAATTCCCCCATGAACAACCCATTCCCCCCATTTTCAACCCATTGACAACCCGGTGCATTCAATCAGAGACCTCAAAAGGAAAATCGGCGGAACAGGGTGGGTTCCGCCGTTCCATATCGATCCCGCAACAGATCAATCCCCGTTCGCCCCCGCGTCTCCGCTGGCCCTGCCGGCCCACAACGCCTCGAATCCACATGGCCGACCCGGACCGGACCGGACAACCCCCGAACATATGTACTATAATGGGAGGGACGCAAAACGGCTCAATGGGGATCCGGATCGACCGGAAACCGGACGGGCGGGACGACGGGATCGACCTCAGAGACCGACCGGAAACCGTGATGGATCGCAAACGCGGAAGTCGTGATAAATCGCAAACGCAGATCGGATCGCAAATGTGGATGGACCGAAAACGGGGATCACGTGGAAAGGTGGAGTGCTTGTGCGTGCAGCGACGCCGGAGGTGGACGGCATCCTCGCCGGCTTGAATCCGATGCAGCGCGCCGCCGTCGAACACACCGACGGGCCGCTGCTCATCCTGGCCGGGGCGGGCAGCGGCAAGACGAGCGTGTTGACGCGCCGCATCGCGTATCTCATCGGCACCCGGCGTGCGGCGCCGTGGAGCATCCTGGCCATCACGTTCACGAACAAGGCGGCGCGGGAGATGCGCGATCGCATCGAGGGGCTGGTCGGCCCCATCGCCCAGGACATCTGGGCCATGACGTTCCACGCCATGTGTGTCCGCATCCTCCGCCGCGACATCCAGCGGCTCGGCTACCAGCGCGGCTTCACCATCCTCGACGACGGCGACCAGCTCGCCACCGTCAAGCGCATCCTGGCGGACCTGAACATCGACAGCAAGCGATATGAGCCGAGGGCCGTGTTGTCGGCCATCAGCAACGCGAAAAACGTGCTCAGGACGGCGGCGCAGGTGCGCGATCGCGCAGGCAATCCGTTCGAACGCGTCGTGGGGGACGTGTACCTCGAGTACGAGCGGCGGCTGAAAGCGAACAACGCCCTCGACTTTGACGATCTCATTCTGAAGACGGTGCAGCTGTTCGAACAGGCGCCGGACGTACTCGAGTTCTACCACCGGCGCTTTCACTACATTCACGTCGACGAGTACCAGGACACCAACCACGCCCAGTATCGGCTGGTCCGGCTGCTGGCGGACAAGCGGCGCAATCTGTGCGTGGTCGGCGACTCCGATCAGTCCATCTACGGTTGGCGCGGCGCCGATATCCAGAACATCCTGCAGTTCGAGCGCGACTACCCGGATGCGACCGTCATCCGGCTGGAGCAAAACTACCGCTCCACGAAGACCATCCTCGCCATCGCCAACGAGGTCATCCGACACAACGTCGAGCGCAAGGAGAAGACCCTCTGGACGGACAACCCCGAGGGAGAACCGGCCACGTTGTACCGGGCGGTGGACGAGCGGGCCGAGGCCGCGTACATCGTCGGAAAGATGGAGCAGTACCGGCGCCAGGGCCGCGACTGGAGCGAGATGGCCGTGCTGTACCGCGTCAATGCGCAATCGCGCGTGATCGAAGAAGCGATGCTGGAGCAGGGCATCCCGTACCGGATCTTCGGCGGCGTGAAATTCTATGATCGAAAGGAGATCCGCGACGTCCTCGCGTACCTGCGCCTCATCCACAACCCGGCGGACGACATCAGCCTGCAGCGGATCGTCAACGTGCCGAAGCGGGGCATCGGCGATGGCACGATGGACAAGCTGCAGCATTGGTCCGCCGTGCACGGCGTCCCGCTGCTGGAGGCATGCCGGCGGGCGGGGGAGGCCGGCGTGTCCGGCAAGGCGCTCAAGGCGCTGGGTGAGTTTGTGGAAACCCTGGATCAACTGCGCCAGATGCGTCCGTTTCTCTCGGTCACCGAACTGACCGAACAAGTACTCGAGCACACCGGCTACCGGCGGGCGCTGGCGGCCGAAAAGACCCTGGAGGCGGAGGCGCGCGTGGAGAACCTGGACGAGTTCCTGTCCGTGACGCGAGAGTTCGACCAGCGGTGGGAGGCAGCCGGAGGCGTGATCGCGGTGCGCGGCGGGGGTGCTGGACTCAGCGGCACTGCCCCGGCGGCCGGCATCCACGGGGAGGACGGCGCGGACAGTGACGCCGCGGAGGACGCGCACATCGGCGAAATGGAGGACACCGTCTTGTATGGCGATCCGCTGGCCGAATTCCTCGCCGAGGTGGCCCTCCTCGCGGACACCGATCTCAACCAGGGCAAGCCGGACCCGGGTGCGGCGGAAGAGAACAAGGTCTCGCTGATGACCCTGCACGCCGCCAAAGGGTTGGAGTTTCCGATTGTGTTTATGCCCGGCATGGAGGAGGGGTTGTTTCCGCACAGCCGCGCGATCGACTCCGAACGGGAGATGGAGGAGGAGCGGCGGCTCTGCTACGTGGGCGTGACGCGTGCGCGGGAGAAACTGTATCTGACGACGTGCACGACGCGGACCATCTTCGGGCAGTACCGGGCCTGCATGCCGTCCCGGTTTCTCGGGGAGATGCCGCCAGAGCACGTGCAGTTGGACGATCCCGGCCGGCGTCCGAGGGCACCGTGGTCACCGAGACCCGGGTCGTCCGGGCGAGATGCGGCGGACGGACAGAGCACAGGGGTGCGGGACGCCGGGGCCAAGGGCAGTGCTGCTGCCGGCGTCCCCGCGGCGGGTGATCCGTTCACACCGGACCGCGTTGCACAGTACCGGGCCGGCGAC includes the following:
- a CDS encoding UvrD-helicase domain-containing protein, encoding MQRAAVEHTDGPLLILAGAGSGKTSVLTRRIAYLIGTRRAAPWSILAITFTNKAAREMRDRIEGLVGPIAQDIWAMTFHAMCVRILRRDIQRLGYQRGFTILDDGDQLATVKRILADLNIDSKRYEPRAVLSAISNAKNVLRTAAQVRDRAGNPFERVVGDVYLEYERRLKANNALDFDDLILKTVQLFEQAPDVLEFYHRRFHYIHVDEYQDTNHAQYRLVRLLADKRRNLCVVGDSDQSIYGWRGADIQNILQFERDYPDATVIRLEQNYRSTKTILAIANEVIRHNVERKEKTLWTDNPEGEPATLYRAVDERAEAAYIVGKMEQYRRQGRDWSEMAVLYRVNAQSRVIEEAMLEQGIPYRIFGGVKFYDRKEIRDVLAYLRLIHNPADDISLQRIVNVPKRGIGDGTMDKLQHWSAVHGVPLLEACRRAGEAGVSGKALKALGEFVETLDQLRQMRPFLSVTELTEQVLEHTGYRRALAAEKTLEAEARVENLDEFLSVTREFDQRWEAAGGVIAVRGGGAGLSGTAPAAGIHGEDGADSDAAEDAHIGEMEDTVLYGDPLAEFLAEVALLADTDLNQGKPDPGAAEENKVSLMTLHAAKGLEFPIVFMPGMEEGLFPHSRAIDSEREMEEERRLCYVGVTRAREKLYLTTCTTRTIFGQYRACMPSRFLGEMPPEHVQLDDPGRRPRAPWSPRPGSSGRDAADGQSTGVRDAGAKGSAAAGVPAAGDPFTPDRVAQYRAGDKVEHRKWGRGTVVEVHGAGDDQELTIAFPAPTGIKRLAARFAPIRKAD